The Chloroflexota bacterium genome window below encodes:
- a CDS encoding GAF domain-containing protein: MTRPLLLSFCSATITALLFGLGWLANLPMPWILALGVVQAGIMWWRTPWAVGSAISMALIAWFAGINQVGWLALLVGGWLAQGGLPALIFILYRYPYDMSRESALNGFLASGVLFNTAISAFCMSIVGWQVGWIEEHSLVVTTALMWLTNSLGSLIITLPMLRLGTPWLSTRGWFGTPAALQRSIHRSTITRSDVLQLIFMLTIVGLIGWGIDRVAYIPVQFLNVLFLLPIVAFTARHGFDGALLSATGSMLIALSFFLDETSRMRRVGTMGNDRVAFASIVFELGVYYLISMIGGLLIDIQRAEKQRLAMLSHVNRIFNQAQKEDLLDQLVQTVCEALQTNVGIMFQYDAHSQSLKPLAWQMPKDCSIDVIATALLTYFPDLKQLTQTSASAYHHNDRHAATNTSAFWLETGLVSALLIPLVGRNGTLGLMALFDQRPERYFGRSNINFAEAICSQAAIALEQRDLITTLQQQTEQLNAVSNITATLNATLNLEVVCHRIAQQIERVVPYDWACVALATEQTRFFSVLMKTGRAEVDLLDKTLVLSQEIWQDFGPIDAPPYRMIMNSSPVSRAAELRQIGLAVALLVPLRRDDRWLGVLVLSSFDPDAFPPAHQHLLQILARHMALAISNAQLYQELEQAYRAKQEAQDVLLQTERLRALGELSSGIAHDFNNLIAGILGHTQLLLIEAPEEQREGLAVIEQAARDGRHMVERIQQFTRAQQPEDHEMVDLNTIINDVIKLIRPRWRSRPASTMIQTRIEKGQIPLIYGSPFALREVLTNVVLNATDAMPKGGILTIRTEQVAEDVIMEVSDTGIGMDEETQIRMWEPFFSTKGEHGTGLGLSMTHAIVVQHHGGRVAVQSEVGTGSTISLVFPIPRPETSNDPLQVGGAQALQRGTILVVESDTRVQSALAGLLESLGHTVVCADSGTLALDLAYARDFDALIADSGLTDINAWDLTELLKTRDPLLVAMLLTVWNAPDLDTRRHVFDAVLPKPFESQVLGETIGFLLNNRAKLANNMEN; the protein is encoded by the coding sequence ATGACAAGGCCGCTCTTGCTGAGTTTTTGCAGTGCGACCATAACCGCGCTCTTGTTTGGATTGGGTTGGCTAGCCAATCTGCCGATGCCTTGGATTTTAGCCTTAGGGGTTGTGCAAGCAGGCATTATGTGGTGGCGCACACCATGGGCTGTTGGCAGTGCCATCAGCATGGCGCTAATCGCATGGTTTGCGGGCATTAATCAGGTTGGGTGGCTAGCACTGTTGGTTGGTGGTTGGTTGGCTCAAGGCGGCTTGCCAGCCCTCATTTTTATTCTGTATCGGTATCCCTACGATATGTCGCGCGAATCGGCCCTGAATGGTTTTTTGGCCAGTGGGGTGTTGTTCAACACGGCGATTAGCGCATTTTGTATGAGCATTGTCGGCTGGCAAGTCGGCTGGATCGAGGAACATTCATTGGTGGTAACCACAGCATTGATGTGGCTCACCAATAGTTTGGGTTCGTTGATCATCACCTTGCCAATGCTGCGTTTAGGCACGCCATGGCTTTCAACCCGTGGCTGGTTTGGCACGCCCGCCGCTTTGCAACGCAGCATTCATCGCAGCACCATCACCCGTAGCGACGTATTGCAATTGATCTTTATGCTCACGATCGTCGGCCTGATCGGCTGGGGTATTGATCGGGTTGCCTATATTCCTGTGCAATTTTTAAATGTGTTATTCCTCTTGCCAATCGTGGCCTTTACTGCCCGCCATGGGTTTGATGGTGCGTTGCTCTCAGCCACCGGCAGTATGTTAATCGCACTCTCATTTTTCCTCGATGAAACCAGCCGCATGCGCCGCGTTGGTACGATGGGCAACGACCGCGTAGCCTTTGCCAGCATTGTGTTTGAATTAGGTGTTTACTACTTAATTAGCATGATCGGTGGTTTATTAATTGATATTCAACGCGCTGAAAAGCAACGCCTCGCCATGCTGAGTCATGTCAATCGGATTTTCAACCAAGCGCAAAAAGAAGATTTGCTTGATCAATTGGTGCAAACGGTCTGTGAAGCGCTCCAAACTAATGTTGGAATTATGTTTCAATATGATGCCCACAGCCAAAGCCTTAAGCCGCTGGCCTGGCAAATGCCCAAAGATTGCTCAATTGACGTGATTGCAACCGCGCTATTAACGTATTTTCCCGATTTGAAGCAGCTGACCCAAACCTCGGCCAGCGCCTATCATCATAACGACCGTCATGCTGCCACCAACACCAGCGCATTTTGGCTCGAAACTGGCTTAGTGTCGGCCTTGCTCATCCCACTGGTTGGACGCAACGGCACCTTGGGCTTGATGGCGCTGTTTGATCAACGACCTGAGCGCTATTTTGGCCGGAGCAATATCAATTTTGCCGAAGCAATTTGTTCGCAAGCAGCGATCGCCCTCGAACAACGCGATTTGATTACCACGCTCCAGCAACAAACTGAGCAACTGAATGCAGTTTCGAATATTACCGCCACGCTCAACGCAACCCTCAACCTTGAGGTGGTTTGCCATCGCATCGCTCAGCAAATCGAGCGGGTCGTGCCCTACGATTGGGCCTGTGTGGCCTTGGCAACCGAGCAAACCCGCTTTTTCAGCGTGTTGATGAAAACTGGCCGTGCCGAAGTTGACCTGCTCGATAAAACCTTGGTGCTTTCACAGGAAATTTGGCAGGATTTTGGGCCGATCGATGCACCGCCGTATCGCATGATTATGAACTCATCGCCAGTTAGTCGCGCTGCCGAGTTGCGCCAAATTGGCTTGGCGGTCGCCTTGTTGGTTCCCTTGCGCCGTGATGATCGCTGGCTGGGCGTGTTGGTGCTTTCCAGCTTTGATCCTGATGCCTTTCCACCAGCCCATCAGCATTTATTGCAAATTTTGGCGCGACACATGGCCTTGGCAATTTCCAATGCGCAACTGTATCAGGAGCTTGAGCAAGCCTACCGCGCCAAACAAGAAGCCCAAGATGTGTTGCTACAAACCGAGCGCTTACGGGCTTTAGGTGAATTATCCAGCGGCATCGCCCATGATTTCAATAATTTGATTGCGGGCATTTTGGGCCACACCCAATTATTGCTAATCGAAGCGCCCGAAGAGCAACGCGAAGGCTTGGCGGTGATCGAACAAGCAGCGCGTGATGGTCGGCACATGGTTGAGCGGATTCAGCAATTTACCCGTGCTCAGCAGCCCGAAGATCATGAAATGGTCGATTTGAATACAATTATTAATGATGTGATTAAGCTGATTCGCCCACGTTGGCGCAGCCGCCCTGCCAGCACCATGATTCAAACCCGCATTGAAAAAGGCCAAATTCCATTAATTTATGGTTCACCGTTTGCCTTGCGCGAAGTGCTAACCAATGTTGTGCTGAATGCGACCGATGCCATGCCCAAAGGCGGAATTTTGACGATCCGCACCGAGCAAGTTGCCGAGGATGTGATTATGGAAGTCAGCGACACAGGCATTGGCATGGATGAAGAAACCCAAATTCGCATGTGGGAGCCATTTTTCAGCACCAAAGGCGAGCATGGCACCGGCCTAGGGCTTTCGATGACCCATGCAATTGTGGTACAGCATCATGGTGGGCGGGTCGCAGTGCAAAGCGAAGTGGGCACTGGCAGCACAATCTCGCTGGTGTTCCCAATTCCGCGCCCCGAAACTTCCAACGATCCGCTGCAAGTTGGCGGAGCACAAGCCTTGCAACGTGGCACAATTCTGGTGGTCGAAAGCGATACGCGGGTCCAATCGGCATTGGCGGGCTTGCTCGAAAGTTTAGGGCATACGGTGGTTTGCGCCGATAGCGGCACCTTGGCGCTCGATTTGGCTTATGCCCGCGATTTTGATGCCTTGATCGCCGATAGTGGCCTGACCGACATCAATGCTTGGGATTTGACTGAACTACTGAAAACCCGCGACCCTCTGTTGGTAGCAATGTTGCTGACGGTTTGGAATGCGCCCGATCTTGATACGCGCCGCCATGTGTTTGATGCAGTGCTGCCCAAGCCATTTGAATCGCAGGTGTTGGGCGAAACCATCGGCTTTTTGCTGAACAACCGCGCCAAATTGGCCAATAATATGGAGAACTAA
- the mraZ gene encoding division/cell wall cluster transcriptional repressor MraZ: MFLGEYEHTVDEKGRLAIPAKFRAGLAEGLVLTRGFDQNLLLYPMPVWRELAARINALPITQPSARNLRRLMFAGASDLGLDKQGRIVLPPNLRQYATITNQAVVTGMDSFIEIWSAERWQTVLDSFADEAPALAEHVSAFGI; encoded by the coding sequence ATGTTTTTGGGCGAATATGAACATACGGTTGATGAAAAAGGCCGCTTGGCGATTCCAGCAAAATTTCGAGCTGGTTTGGCCGAAGGTCTGGTGTTGACCCGTGGTTTCGACCAAAATTTGCTGCTTTACCCCATGCCAGTTTGGCGTGAATTGGCTGCCCGGATTAACGCGCTGCCAATTACCCAACCATCGGCCCGCAATTTGCGCCGTTTGATGTTTGCTGGCGCTAGCGATTTGGGCCTCGATAAACAGGGCCGAATTGTGCTGCCACCCAACCTGCGTCAGTATGCCACAATTACCAACCAAGCGGTGGTTACGGGCATGGATAGTTTTATTGAAATTTGGTCGGCTGAGCGCTGGCAAACGGTGCTCGATAGTTTTGCTGATGAAGCGCCTGCCTTGGCTGAGCATGTCTCCGCCTTTGGGATTTAG
- a CDS encoding penicillin-binding protein 2 translates to MASRTAPTPQNPPLLSRWRINAILLICVVFALANAHKLFEVQIQRHDQLSGLAQSEFRQNRTIQPARGIIRDSTGSVLAMNVDRDTLGVAPPYIDDDPTDPNESDRLALLLSPLIGKAPSEIKQLLLTKDREYVVLARRLTPEVSEQIRALKNTALTLNPEPVRVYPKGTFAANVVGVANYENVGISGVEGYNNSLLAGVAGSLEAEIDSASNSIWIEPPTVQEPRDGADITLTIDPTAQHIAEEELQNALVNHGASGGSITVMDAKTGAILAMATSTKFDPNRYTEYQPEIYNKNSVITDQYEPGSTFKPINLAIGLQAKAFTVNSVVDDPGFIARAPGCCANFDSNGHSPMTPENVILYSSNVGALQYAEMAGDQAFYQGLHDFGYGDPTGIELGGEEAGIVQWPESTLDWRPIVLSTNGYGQGIAVTPLQHVRAMSALANGGNLMQPYIIQEWCERGECHKVEPKVLRKVIDADVAMDVAKMMVRAANNNYAFQEKMWWTACSGYYDRQGNGGVPLVPGYNIAAKTGTSSIPDGRGGYENATIGSVMGFGPIEDARFTVLVKLDRTQDIWGTSAIPVYAAVFKRLLTHYQIPPNPELVHECQKAQ, encoded by the coding sequence ATGGCCTCACGTACCGCTCCAACTCCTCAAAACCCACCATTGCTCTCACGCTGGCGGATCAACGCAATTTTGTTGATCTGTGTGGTGTTTGCTTTAGCCAATGCCCATAAATTATTTGAAGTGCAAATCCAACGCCATGATCAGCTTTCAGGTTTGGCGCAGAGTGAGTTTCGCCAAAATCGCACAATTCAGCCTGCCCGTGGCATCATTCGCGATAGCACTGGCAGTGTTTTGGCGATGAATGTGGATCGCGATACACTCGGCGTGGCTCCACCCTATATCGATGATGACCCAACCGACCCGAATGAATCGGATCGCCTAGCTTTGTTGCTTTCGCCGTTGATTGGCAAAGCGCCTAGCGAGATCAAGCAATTGTTGCTGACCAAAGATCGCGAATATGTGGTTTTGGCGCGGCGCTTAACGCCTGAGGTCAGCGAGCAAATTCGGGCGCTCAAAAATACCGCGCTAACGCTTAATCCAGAACCAGTGCGGGTCTACCCCAAAGGCACGTTTGCCGCGAATGTGGTTGGCGTTGCCAATTACGAAAATGTGGGGATTAGCGGGGTTGAGGGCTATAATAATTCGCTGTTGGCTGGGGTCGCTGGCTCGTTAGAAGCCGAAATCGATTCGGCCTCGAACTCGATTTGGATCGAGCCGCCAACTGTGCAAGAGCCACGCGATGGCGCTGACATCACCTTGACGATTGATCCAACTGCCCAACATATTGCCGAAGAAGAATTGCAAAATGCCTTAGTCAACCATGGCGCAAGTGGCGGCTCGATCACCGTGATGGATGCCAAAACTGGTGCGATTTTGGCTATGGCAACTTCCACCAAGTTTGATCCCAATCGCTATACCGAATATCAACCAGAAATTTACAATAAAAACTCGGTGATTACCGATCAATACGAACCTGGCTCGACGTTCAAACCAATTAATTTGGCAATTGGGCTACAAGCCAAGGCCTTTACCGTCAATAGTGTGGTTGATGACCCGGGGTTTATTGCCCGTGCGCCTGGCTGCTGCGCCAACTTTGATTCCAATGGTCACTCGCCAATGACTCCCGAAAATGTGATTTTGTATTCATCGAATGTGGGAGCCTTGCAATATGCCGAAATGGCGGGCGACCAAGCCTTCTATCAAGGCTTGCACGATTTTGGTTATGGCGATCCAACTGGAATTGAGTTGGGCGGCGAAGAGGCTGGGATTGTGCAATGGCCTGAATCAACCCTTGACTGGCGGCCAATTGTGCTTTCAACCAATGGCTACGGCCAGGGGATTGCCGTAACGCCGCTGCAACATGTGCGGGCGATGTCGGCGCTTGCCAATGGTGGCAACTTGATGCAGCCTTACATCATTCAAGAATGGTGTGAGCGAGGTGAGTGTCACAAGGTTGAGCCAAAAGTGTTGCGCAAAGTCATCGATGCTGATGTTGCGATGGATGTGGCCAAAATGATGGTACGGGCCGCCAACAACAACTATGCGTTTCAAGAAAAGATGTGGTGGACGGCATGTAGCGGCTATTATGATCGCCAAGGCAACGGCGGTGTGCCCTTGGTGCCTGGCTACAACATTGCGGCCAAAACTGGTACAAGCTCAATTCCCGATGGCCGTGGCGGCTACGAAAATGCCACGATTGGCTCGGTTATGGGCTTTGGTCCAATTGAAGATGCGCGGTTTACGGTCTTGGTCAAGCTTGATCGTACCCAAGATATTTGGGGCACATCAGCGATTCCAGTCTATGCTGCCGTGTTCAAGCGCTTACTGACCCATTATCAAATTCCGCCCAACCCTGAGTTGGTGCATGAATGCCAAAAAGCCCAATAA
- the rsmH gene encoding 16S rRNA (cytosine(1402)-N(4))-methyltransferase RsmH, which translates to MVSMHIPVLYDAALAALNLRPTGRYIDGTLGWAGHSSGILEGSGPTGQLLAIDQDPMALAAARERLAPYGERATIVHGNYRQMASLAAQHGWHQVDGILLDIGVSSPQLDLPERGFSFQYDAPLDMRMNPTRGESAADLIAQLAETDLANLIYEYGEERLSRRIARRIVEQRSKSPITSTAQLASLVKSAVGGQAGKTHPATRTFQALRIAVNDELGALREGLAAATNLLAPGGRLAVITFHSLEDRIVKEWMRDQASECLIPAKLEILACPHNCAAKTGPRSCIYPVGRDCDYVPTLEVLSRKPIEATPEELKANQRARSAKLRVAERRLTKALAS; encoded by the coding sequence ATGGTGAGTATGCATATTCCAGTTTTGTATGATGCCGCGCTGGCAGCCTTGAATTTACGCCCAACTGGGCGCTATATCGATGGCACGCTTGGTTGGGCGGGCCATAGCAGCGGTATTCTGGAGGGCAGCGGCCCCACAGGCCAGTTACTCGCGATCGATCAAGACCCGATGGCTTTGGCGGCAGCGCGTGAACGACTGGCTCCCTATGGCGAGCGTGCGACGATTGTCCATGGCAATTATCGCCAAATGGCTAGCCTCGCCGCCCAACACGGCTGGCACCAAGTCGATGGTATTCTACTCGATATTGGAGTTTCCTCGCCGCAACTCGATTTGCCTGAACGGGGCTTTTCGTTTCAATATGATGCGCCGTTGGATATGCGCATGAATCCGACGCGCGGCGAAAGTGCTGCTGATTTGATTGCCCAGCTCGCTGAAACCGATTTAGCTAATTTGATTTATGAATATGGCGAGGAACGCCTTTCGCGGCGGATTGCCCGACGAATTGTTGAGCAACGCAGCAAAAGCCCAATTACCAGCACTGCTCAATTGGCTAGTTTGGTCAAAAGTGCCGTGGGTGGCCAAGCTGGCAAAACCCATCCCGCCACCCGAACGTTTCAAGCCTTGCGGATTGCAGTCAACGATGAATTAGGGGCGTTGCGCGAAGGTTTGGCAGCGGCCACCAATTTATTAGCCCCAGGCGGACGTTTGGCCGTGATCACCTTCCATTCCTTAGAGGATCGGATTGTCAAAGAATGGATGCGCGATCAAGCTAGTGAATGTTTGATTCCAGCCAAACTTGAAATTTTGGCCTGCCCGCATAATTGCGCTGCCAAAACCGGCCCACGCTCGTGTATCTACCCAGTTGGCCGTGATTGCGATTATGTGCCAACGCTTGAGGTGTTGAGCCGCAAGCCAATTGAGGCCACACCCGAAGAATTGAAAGCCAATCAGCGGGCGCGTTCAGCCAAATTGCGGGTTGCCGAACGACGATTAACCAAGGCGCTTGCGTCTTAA
- a CDS encoding UDP-N-acetylmuramoyl-tripeptide--D-alanyl-D-alanine ligase, with protein MLTLQTVVDGVKIASEPRLQLPAALANLPIRSACIDSREASADGLFVALHGERVDGHDFIAAAAARGVRAALVQRGRLADPSQLGLDRPFVLLDPDQGQIANEAPANAFFLISVDQPLTAMHRLATRYRQQNDLVVVGITGSVGKTSTKEVLAAMLAPTMRTHKSPRSYNSENTLPLVVLGIEPEHQIAVLEMGIYNKGDLALLTTIAQPQIGIVTNVGASHLERMHTIENVAEAKSELVQALPADGWAILNYDDQRVRAMQQVTKAQVFTYGLDPEADLWADNIESRGLDGIGFDAHYRGEQWHIKLPLIGLHSVHTALAAAAVGIVLGLSWDSLIQGLRSSAQLRLLSYPAVGGATLIDDTYNASPVSCIAALNLLAELQGRRIAVFGDMAELGPHDESGHRLVGVRAADVVDQLYVVGEKARWIGEEAIEVGLPAEQVHVLPDKAAVIAALQSTLQANDYVLVKGSRAAAMEDVANALQVRPEATA; from the coding sequence ATGCTAACCTTACAAACAGTCGTTGATGGGGTGAAAATTGCCAGCGAACCACGTTTGCAATTGCCCGCAGCCCTCGCCAATTTGCCAATTCGTAGTGCCTGCATCGATTCGCGTGAAGCCAGCGCTGATGGTTTGTTTGTGGCCTTACATGGCGAACGGGTCGATGGCCACGATTTTATTGCGGCAGCGGCGGCACGCGGCGTTCGAGCAGCCCTCGTGCAACGCGGGCGTTTGGCTGATCCCAGCCAGCTTGGTTTGGATCGACCGTTTGTCTTGCTCGACCCTGATCAAGGCCAGATTGCTAATGAAGCGCCAGCCAATGCCTTTTTTCTGATCAGCGTGGATCAGCCCTTGACTGCGATGCATCGCTTGGCAACGCGCTATCGCCAACAGAACGATTTGGTGGTGGTGGGGATTACGGGCAGCGTTGGCAAAACCTCGACCAAAGAGGTGCTAGCGGCCATGCTTGCGCCAACTATGCGCACCCACAAAAGCCCACGCTCATACAACAGCGAAAATACTTTGCCCTTGGTGGTGCTGGGGATTGAACCAGAACATCAGATTGCAGTGCTCGAAATGGGCATCTATAACAAAGGCGATCTAGCTTTGTTGACGACGATTGCCCAGCCCCAAATTGGCATCGTGACCAATGTTGGCGCATCGCATTTGGAGCGTATGCACACGATCGAAAATGTGGCCGAGGCCAAAAGCGAATTGGTGCAAGCCTTGCCCGCCGATGGTTGGGCGATTCTGAATTACGATGATCAGCGGGTGCGGGCGATGCAGCAGGTGACCAAAGCCCAAGTTTTTACCTATGGGCTTGACCCTGAAGCCGATTTGTGGGCTGATAACATCGAAAGCCGTGGCCTCGATGGTATTGGCTTTGATGCCCATTATCGTGGCGAGCAATGGCATATTAAATTGCCCTTGATTGGCTTGCACAGCGTGCACACGGCTTTGGCGGCGGCAGCAGTCGGGATTGTGTTGGGGCTTTCATGGGATTCGCTGATTCAAGGATTACGCAGCAGCGCCCAATTACGTTTGCTCTCATATCCGGCGGTTGGCGGCGCAACCCTGATTGACGATACCTACAATGCCTCGCCCGTTTCCTGCATTGCGGCACTAAATTTATTGGCTGAACTACAAGGCCGCCGCATTGCCGTATTTGGCGATATGGCCGAGCTTGGCCCGCACGACGAATCGGGTCATCGTTTGGTTGGGGTGCGAGCCGCCGATGTAGTTGATCAACTATATGTAGTAGGCGAAAAAGCGCGTTGGATTGGCGAAGAAGCCATTGAAGTAGGCCTGCCTGCTGAACAAGTACATGTGCTGCCTGATAAAGCTGCGGTGATTGCGGCGTTGCAA